A stretch of the Corynebacterium maris DSM 45190 genome encodes the following:
- the folE gene encoding GTP cyclohydrolase I FolE has product MSDTERSLPEGFDQKRAEAAVRELLIAVGEDPDREGLLETPARVARAYAETFAGLHEEPTAVLNKTFDEGHQELVLVRDIPIYSTCEHHLVPFYGTAHIGYIPNQDGKVTGLSKLARVADLYARRPQVQERLTAQIADALVEKLDAQSVIVVIECEHLCMAMRGIRKPGAMTTTSAVRGGFKNSAASRAEVLSLIRS; this is encoded by the coding sequence ATGTCCGACACCGAGCGTTCCCTGCCCGAGGGATTCGACCAGAAACGCGCCGAGGCGGCCGTCCGTGAGCTGCTCATCGCCGTGGGCGAAGACCCCGACCGGGAGGGCCTGCTGGAGACCCCGGCGCGGGTGGCCCGCGCCTACGCGGAGACTTTCGCCGGGTTGCACGAGGAGCCCACCGCGGTGTTGAACAAGACCTTCGACGAAGGCCATCAGGAGCTCGTGCTGGTGCGCGACATTCCGATCTACTCCACGTGCGAGCATCACCTGGTGCCGTTCTACGGCACGGCGCACATCGGCTACATCCCGAACCAGGACGGCAAGGTCACGGGCCTGTCGAAGCTGGCCCGCGTGGCGGACCTCTACGCCCGCCGCCCGCAGGTCCAAGAGCGTCTGACGGCGCAGATCGCGGACGCGCTGGTGGAGAAGCTGGACGCGCAGTCGGTCATCGTGGTCATCGAATGCGAGCACCTGTGCATGGCCATGCGCGGCATCCGCAAGCCCGGCGCGATGACGACGACGTCGGCGGTGCGCGGCGGGTTCAAGAATTCGGCGGCCTCGCGCGCCGAGGTCCTCAGCCTGATTAGGAGTTAG
- the ftsH gene encoding ATP-dependent zinc metalloprotease FtsH — MKNKRILQIGLGAAVFLVVLFIFTTLTDDTRSYLRVDTSVAMEQLNGGNVEEAQIDDREQRVRLTLREPITVDETEDVEEVMAQYPARATDQVFSSVRDSGAESYTTEVTQDSFLMSMLGFLLPMLILFGLLFFFLTRMQSGGMFGMGGNKAKELTEDNPTNTFEDVAGAEEAVDELQEVVDFLRHPEPYEQLGAKIPKGVLLSGPPGTGKTLLARAVAGEAGVPFYSISGSDFVEMFVGVGASRVRDLFKKARENSPCIIFIDEIDAVGRQRGSGTGGGHDEREQTLNQLLVEMDGFGDREGVILIAATNRPDILDPALLRPGRFDRQIPVSAPDVAGREQILNVHAKGKPLAPDVDLHALAQRTAGMSGADLANVLNEAALLTARIGGNVITPDALEEATDRVIGGPRRSSMIISEQEKKVTAYHEGGHTLAAWALQDIERVYKVTILARGRTGGHSMIAGNDDKSMYNRDELFARLVFAMGGRAAEEVVFGEPTTGASADIEQATKIARAMVTEYGMSPQLGTVKYGEENGDPFSRMSGGGTLDYSPEVAAEIDTQVAYLIDLSHRRAYDILAEHRDYLDTLAEKLLEKETLRRPDLEALFDGIEPQPIGDLYPDDPSSYPRQEGREPVKTPVELARERGEEPPKRMSLLEASKKARAARQAELEAKGAGAARPLGADAPAPAQGPGPGSSAAPAPGHYGDTPPPADWHVPGWPPQNTPQQQPPAHQAEGGSTASREHPGMRNYAPGQSPQDSESEPDEKKNGQRDEPMIGFRLPEHERPEHPETPTPSDDETTQIPRVIDPLDAADDPDLKLPDASPRPPQDPDSPTTKE; from the coding sequence ATGAAGAACAAGAGAATCCTCCAGATCGGCCTAGGCGCGGCCGTCTTCCTCGTCGTGCTCTTCATCTTCACGACGCTGACGGACGACACCCGCAGCTACCTGCGCGTCGACACGTCAGTCGCCATGGAGCAACTGAACGGCGGCAACGTCGAAGAAGCGCAGATCGACGACCGCGAACAACGCGTCCGCCTCACCCTGCGCGAGCCGATCACCGTCGATGAGACCGAAGACGTCGAGGAGGTCATGGCCCAGTACCCGGCCCGGGCCACCGACCAGGTCTTCAGCTCCGTCCGCGACTCCGGCGCCGAGAGCTACACCACCGAGGTCACCCAGGACAGCTTCCTGATGAGCATGCTCGGCTTCCTGCTGCCGATGCTCATCCTCTTCGGGCTCCTCTTCTTCTTCCTCACCCGGATGCAGTCGGGCGGCATGTTCGGCATGGGCGGCAACAAGGCCAAGGAGCTCACCGAAGACAACCCCACCAACACTTTCGAAGACGTCGCCGGCGCGGAAGAGGCCGTCGACGAGCTGCAGGAGGTCGTGGACTTCCTGCGCCACCCCGAACCCTACGAACAGCTCGGCGCCAAGATCCCCAAGGGCGTGCTGCTCTCCGGGCCGCCCGGCACCGGCAAGACCCTGCTGGCGCGCGCCGTCGCCGGGGAGGCGGGCGTGCCCTTCTACTCGATCTCCGGCTCCGACTTCGTCGAGATGTTCGTCGGCGTCGGCGCTTCCCGCGTGCGCGACCTGTTCAAGAAGGCCCGCGAAAACTCACCCTGCATCATCTTCATCGACGAGATCGACGCCGTCGGCCGCCAGCGCGGCTCCGGCACGGGCGGCGGCCACGACGAGCGCGAGCAGACCCTGAACCAGCTGCTCGTCGAGATGGACGGCTTCGGCGACCGCGAAGGCGTCATCCTCATCGCCGCCACCAACCGTCCCGACATCCTCGACCCGGCGCTGCTGCGCCCGGGCCGCTTCGACCGCCAGATCCCGGTCAGCGCCCCGGACGTCGCCGGCCGTGAGCAGATCCTCAACGTCCACGCCAAGGGCAAGCCCCTGGCCCCGGACGTCGACCTGCACGCCCTGGCCCAGCGCACCGCCGGCATGTCCGGCGCGGACCTGGCCAACGTGCTCAACGAAGCCGCCCTGCTGACCGCCCGTATCGGCGGCAACGTCATCACCCCCGACGCGCTGGAGGAGGCCACCGACCGCGTGATCGGCGGGCCGCGCCGCAGCAGCATGATCATCTCCGAGCAGGAAAAGAAGGTCACCGCCTACCACGAGGGCGGCCACACCCTGGCCGCCTGGGCGCTGCAGGACATCGAGCGGGTGTACAAGGTCACCATCCTCGCCCGCGGCCGCACCGGCGGGCACTCCATGATCGCCGGCAACGACGACAAGAGCATGTACAACCGCGACGAGCTGTTCGCCCGCCTCGTCTTCGCCATGGGCGGCCGCGCCGCCGAGGAAGTCGTCTTCGGCGAACCCACCACCGGCGCCAGCGCCGACATCGAGCAGGCGACCAAGATCGCGCGCGCCATGGTCACCGAATACGGGATGTCCCCGCAGCTGGGCACCGTCAAATACGGCGAAGAAAACGGCGACCCGTTCTCCCGCATGAGCGGAGGCGGCACACTGGACTACTCGCCGGAGGTCGCCGCCGAGATCGACACCCAGGTCGCCTACCTCATCGACCTGTCCCACCGCCGCGCCTACGACATCCTGGCCGAGCACCGCGACTACCTGGACACCCTCGCGGAGAAACTCCTGGAGAAGGAGACGTTGCGCCGCCCCGACCTGGAAGCGCTCTTCGACGGCATCGAACCGCAGCCCATCGGCGACCTCTACCCGGACGACCCGTCCAGCTACCCGCGCCAGGAAGGCCGCGAACCGGTTAAGACCCCGGTGGAACTCGCCCGCGAGCGCGGCGAGGAACCCCCGAAGCGCATGAGCCTGCTGGAGGCCTCCAAGAAGGCCCGCGCCGCCCGCCAGGCGGAACTGGAAGCCAAGGGCGCCGGCGCAGCCCGGCCGCTTGGCGCAGACGCCCCCGCCCCGGCCCAGGGGCCCGGCCCCGGCTCGAGCGCCGCCCCGGCCCCCGGCCACTACGGGGACACCCCGCCGCCCGCCGACTGGCACGTGCCGGGCTGGCCGCCGCAGAACACGCCGCAGCAGCAGCCCCCGGCGCACCAGGCCGAGGGCGGGTCCACCGCCTCCCGCGAACACCCCGGCATGCGCAACTATGCGCCGGGCCAGTCGCCGCAGGACAGCGAGTCCGAGCCGGACGAGAAGAAAAACGGGCAGCGCGACGAGCCGATGATCGGGTTCCGTCTGCCCGAGCACGAACGTCCCGAGCACCCGGAGACCCCGACTCCGAGCGACGACGAGACCACGCAGATTCCGCGCGTGATCGACCCGCTGGACGCCGCGGACGACCCCGACCTGAAGCTGCCGGACGCCTCCCCGCGCCCGCCGCAGGACCCTGATTCGCCCACCACCAAGGAGTGA
- a CDS encoding MarR family winged helix-turn-helix transcriptional regulator has translation MPTHSLIPVTLLESPSFQLERLRRRTREEVEDALAERRTTLREYWVLTCLISATASSQSALSEALAIDASDMVRLIDALEERGWAKRERDAQDRRRQIVAVTKKGQKAHGDLVDLVTEAEDRALDASTNKQLKHLRKLASSILAAEEEAAGEDPAQP, from the coding sequence ATGCCGACACATTCTCTCATCCCCGTGACCCTGCTGGAATCCCCCTCCTTCCAACTTGAGCGGCTGCGTCGCCGCACCCGCGAGGAGGTCGAAGACGCCCTGGCCGAGCGCCGGACCACCCTGCGCGAATACTGGGTGCTGACCTGCCTGATTTCCGCGACCGCCTCCTCGCAGTCTGCGCTGTCCGAGGCCCTGGCCATCGACGCCTCCGACATGGTGCGGCTCATCGACGCCCTCGAGGAGCGTGGCTGGGCCAAACGCGAGCGCGACGCCCAGGACCGCCGCCGTCAGATCGTGGCCGTGACGAAGAAGGGCCAAAAAGCCCACGGCGATCTGGTTGACCTGGTCACCGAAGCCGAAGACCGGGCCCTGGACGCGTCCACGAATAAGCAGCTGAAGCATCTGCGCAAGCTGGCCTCCTCCATCCTCGCCGCCGAGGAAGAAGCGGCCGGGGAGGATCCCGCACAGCCGTGA
- the tilS gene encoding tRNA lysidine(34) synthetase TilS: MPPTIGEITVPRVSPHLLACRRALRPYRGRDVLVGLSGGPDSLALLAACAAEGVPAEALIVDHRLQPGSGDVARAAAAEAARMGMAAQIRPVEVPRGENMEAAARRVRYAALGEAAVGRPVLVGHTGDDQAETLLLTALRGNPAGMRAVSGQVHRPLLGVRRADTVGACRELGLRPWSDPHNDDPAFRRVAVRTRVMDLLAEITGADPVVPLAAGADKLAEDDALLDELAGAPTDDCAELAAQPTALRRRRITAWLHARGGAVNAATVAAVEALCVDWRGQGGVAVGGVGGARLEVRRVGGKLTLIPKASD; this comes from the coding sequence ATGCCCCCGACCATCGGCGAGATCACCGTCCCGCGCGTCAGCCCGCACCTGCTGGCCTGCCGCCGCGCGCTGCGCCCCTACCGTGGGCGCGACGTGCTGGTCGGCCTGTCCGGCGGGCCCGACTCGTTGGCGCTGCTGGCCGCCTGCGCCGCCGAGGGGGTCCCCGCCGAGGCGCTGATCGTCGACCACCGCTTGCAGCCGGGTTCCGGGGACGTCGCCCGCGCCGCCGCGGCCGAAGCCGCCCGGATGGGGATGGCCGCGCAGATCCGCCCCGTCGAGGTGCCGCGCGGGGAGAACATGGAGGCCGCCGCGCGCCGGGTCCGGTACGCCGCGCTCGGCGAGGCCGCCGTCGGGCGTCCCGTCCTGGTGGGCCACACCGGCGACGACCAGGCGGAGACCCTGCTGTTGACCGCGCTGCGCGGCAACCCCGCCGGCATGCGTGCGGTCTCGGGTCAGGTGCACCGGCCGTTGCTGGGGGTGCGCCGGGCGGACACCGTCGGCGCGTGCCGCGAGCTCGGGTTGCGGCCCTGGTCCGACCCGCACAACGACGACCCCGCTTTTCGACGCGTCGCCGTGCGCACCCGGGTCATGGATCTGCTCGCGGAGATCACCGGCGCGGACCCGGTCGTCCCGCTGGCCGCCGGGGCGGACAAGCTCGCCGAGGACGACGCGCTGTTGGATGAGCTGGCCGGCGCACCCACCGACGACTGCGCGGAACTCGCCGCCCAGCCGACGGCCCTGCGGCGGCGGCGCATCACCGCGTGGCTGCACGCCCGCGGCGGCGCCGTCAACGCCGCCACGGTCGCCGCGGTGGAGGCGTTGTGCGTCGACTGGCGCGGCCAAGGCGGGGTCGCCGTCGGCGGCGTGGGCGGGGCACGGTTGGAAGTGCGCCGGGTAGGTGGCAAACTGACACTTATTCCGAAGGCCTCGGACTAG
- the dacB gene encoding D-alanyl-D-alanine carboxypeptidase/D-alanyl-D-alanine endopeptidase — protein MQAKNVTAGIMTVVLGVTVAGAAVLGVEIHGRYSDLDHGEAYSLADPQRSLLPVTQQSPAPVDDQALAAALDAAADDPVLGVIHGRVTDVTAGETVWDADSATALTPASATKVLTAAAAIHTLPADHTLTTEAVPAADGDTLVLKAAGDVWLDQDDVDDLAAQIADSGQTYAQVAVDVSAWAGESYLDSWDPDNVASGYIAPMEPVMLNGARIGATAGDVPRSPTPARDVAQALADRLGATVVTGVTAPTEATVVASVESPPLRERLEHMVKWSDNVMAEAIGREIAAARGAEASFAGATDATLDALAEQGFDVSGVTLVDNSGLSDRNLIPPALLDDVLVDAATGEELRPLLGTLPVARGVGTLEDRYADLPGRAWVRAKTGTLTGTNALAGTVIGDSGRVYTFALLSNDGGDALAVRRALDEFASVLRTA, from the coding sequence ATGCAGGCAAAGAACGTGACGGCGGGAATCATGACCGTTGTGCTGGGCGTGACGGTCGCCGGCGCAGCCGTCCTCGGCGTGGAAATCCACGGCCGCTATTCCGACCTCGACCACGGCGAGGCCTATTCCCTCGCCGACCCGCAGCGCTCCCTTCTGCCGGTGACGCAGCAGTCGCCGGCGCCGGTCGACGACCAGGCCCTGGCCGCCGCCCTCGACGCCGCCGCCGACGACCCCGTGCTGGGCGTCATCCACGGCCGTGTCACCGACGTCACCGCCGGCGAGACCGTGTGGGACGCCGATTCCGCCACGGCGCTGACCCCCGCGTCGGCCACCAAGGTGCTCACCGCCGCCGCCGCGATCCACACTCTGCCGGCCGATCACACCCTGACCACCGAAGCCGTCCCCGCCGCGGACGGCGACACCTTGGTGCTCAAGGCCGCCGGCGACGTCTGGCTCGATCAGGACGACGTCGACGACCTCGCCGCCCAGATCGCCGACAGCGGGCAGACCTACGCCCAGGTCGCGGTGGACGTCTCCGCGTGGGCGGGGGAAAGCTACCTGGACAGCTGGGACCCCGACAACGTCGCCTCCGGCTACATCGCCCCCATGGAGCCGGTCATGCTCAACGGCGCGCGGATCGGCGCCACCGCCGGCGACGTCCCGCGCAGCCCCACCCCGGCCCGCGACGTCGCCCAGGCGCTGGCTGATCGCCTCGGCGCCACCGTGGTCACCGGGGTCACGGCCCCGACGGAGGCGACCGTGGTGGCCAGCGTCGAGTCCCCGCCGCTGCGGGAGCGCCTCGAGCACATGGTGAAGTGGTCCGACAACGTCATGGCCGAGGCCATCGGGCGCGAAATCGCCGCCGCCCGCGGAGCGGAAGCCAGCTTCGCCGGCGCCACCGACGCCACCCTCGACGCGCTGGCGGAGCAGGGCTTCGACGTCTCCGGGGTCACGCTCGTCGACAATTCCGGCCTCTCCGACCGCAACCTCATCCCGCCCGCCCTGCTCGACGACGTGCTCGTCGACGCCGCCACCGGCGAGGAACTGCGCCCCCTGCTCGGCACCCTGCCCGTCGCCCGGGGCGTGGGCACCCTGGAAGACCGGTACGCCGACCTGCCCGGCCGCGCCTGGGTGCGCGCCAAAACCGGCACCCTGACCGGCACCAACGCACTCGCCGGGACCGTGATCGGCGACTCCGGCCGCGTCTACACCTTCGCCCTGCTGTCCAATGACGGCGGCGACGCCCTCGCCGTGCGCCGTGCGCTCGACGAGTTCGCCTCCGTCCTGCGCACCGCCTGA
- the hpt gene encoding hypoxanthine phosphoribosyltransferase encodes MHDTKDFNVPPHRYGDDVESVLISEEQLTQRVQEMADKVSDHYRAESGPDNELILVCVLKGAVFFLTDFARALSIPSELEFMAVSSYGNSTNSSGVVRILKDLDRDIEGRNVVIVEDIIDSGLTLSWLVRNLQGRNPKSLKVVTLLRKPEVQTVAVELSDVGFEIPNEFVIGYGLDYAERYRDLPYVGTLQPRVYSDN; translated from the coding sequence ATGCACGACACCAAGGATTTCAACGTTCCCCCGCACCGCTACGGCGACGACGTCGAGTCAGTGCTCATCAGCGAAGAGCAGCTGACCCAGCGGGTGCAGGAGATGGCGGACAAGGTTTCCGACCACTACCGCGCCGAGTCCGGCCCGGACAACGAACTGATCCTGGTGTGCGTGCTCAAGGGCGCGGTATTTTTCCTCACCGACTTCGCCCGCGCCCTGTCCATCCCCTCCGAGCTGGAGTTCATGGCGGTGTCCTCCTACGGAAACTCCACCAACTCCTCCGGCGTCGTGCGCATCCTCAAGGACCTGGACCGCGACATCGAAGGCCGCAACGTGGTCATCGTCGAAGACATCATCGACTCCGGCCTGACCTTGAGTTGGCTGGTGCGCAACCTGCAGGGCCGTAACCCGAAGTCCCTCAAGGTGGTCACCCTGCTGCGCAAGCCCGAGGTGCAGACCGTCGCCGTCGAGCTTTCCGACGTCGGCTTCGAGATCCCCAACGAATTCGTCATCGGATACGGCTTGGACTACGCGGAGCGTTACCGTGACCTGCCGTATGTGGGGACCCTGCAGCCGCGCGTGTACAGCGACAACTAG
- the folP gene encoding dihydropteroate synthase: MRVRDLTVQGRCLVMGIVNVTEDSFSDGGKWIEVDNAIAHARELVAHGADMIDVGGESTRPGATRVDPELEARRVAPVIAALSQEGIPTSVDTMRAATARAAAEAGTSMINDVSGGLADPEMYRVMAETDLPVCLMHWRTVAGAAFAEASGAADHGDGVVADVHRVLDELVDKALAAGVDKDNIVLDPGLGFAKTREDNWSLLQALPEFIAGEFPILVGASRKRFLAEVRSARGLKPSPVDADPATAAVTAISAHQGAWGVRVHDVPSSRDAVDVAAAWNTGGKDCHG; the protein is encoded by the coding sequence ATGCGGGTTCGTGATCTGACCGTGCAGGGGCGGTGCCTGGTGATGGGCATCGTGAACGTCACCGAGGATTCTTTTTCCGACGGCGGCAAGTGGATTGAGGTGGACAACGCGATCGCGCACGCCCGTGAGCTGGTCGCCCACGGCGCCGACATGATCGACGTGGGCGGCGAGTCCACGCGTCCGGGGGCGACCCGGGTCGACCCTGAGTTGGAGGCGCGTCGGGTGGCGCCGGTGATTGCGGCGCTGTCGCAGGAGGGCATTCCGACGTCGGTGGACACGATGCGGGCGGCGACGGCCCGGGCCGCGGCGGAGGCGGGGACGTCGATGATCAACGACGTCTCCGGTGGGCTGGCGGATCCGGAGATGTACCGCGTCATGGCGGAGACGGATCTGCCGGTGTGTCTGATGCATTGGCGCACGGTGGCCGGCGCCGCCTTCGCGGAGGCCTCCGGCGCGGCGGATCACGGCGACGGCGTCGTGGCCGACGTGCACCGGGTGCTGGATGAGCTGGTGGACAAGGCGCTGGCCGCCGGGGTGGACAAGGACAACATCGTGTTGGATCCGGGGCTGGGCTTCGCCAAGACCCGGGAGGACAACTGGTCGTTGCTGCAGGCGTTGCCGGAGTTCATCGCCGGCGAGTTCCCTATCCTGGTGGGTGCGTCGCGCAAGCGTTTTTTGGCGGAGGTGCGCTCGGCGCGCGGCCTTAAGCCGTCGCCGGTGGACGCGGATCCGGCGACCGCCGCCGTCACCGCCATTTCGGCGCATCAGGGCGCCTGGGGCGTGCGGGTGCACGACGTGCCGTCGTCGCGGGACGCGGTCGACGTGGCCGCCGCCTGGAACACCGGAGGAAAGGATTGTCATGGCTGA
- a CDS encoding rhodanese-like domain-containing protein — protein MKNITVTEMAEIHKQNPDVQFIDVRETDEYAEVHAAGTVNIPMSEIIGRLHEIDTNEEVYVICRSGGRSLQVCEYLQSTAGAEHLVNVEGGTLAWVASELPTEK, from the coding sequence ATGAAAAACATCACCGTGACCGAAATGGCCGAGATCCACAAGCAGAACCCGGACGTGCAGTTCATCGACGTGCGTGAAACCGATGAGTACGCGGAGGTGCACGCCGCAGGGACCGTCAACATCCCCATGAGCGAAATCATCGGCCGCCTCCACGAAATCGACACCAACGAAGAGGTCTACGTCATTTGCCGTTCCGGCGGGCGCTCCCTGCAGGTGTGCGAATACCTGCAGTCCACGGCCGGCGCGGAGCACCTGGTCAACGTCGAGGGCGGCACGCTGGCGTGGGTGGCCTCAGAACTGCCGACCGAAAAGTGA
- a CDS encoding inorganic diphosphatase, protein MKVEVTVEIPKNSRNKYEIDHKTGKVYLDRYLFTPMAYPADYGYIDETLGEDGDPMDALVITPEPVFPGVIVKARIVGVFKMTDEAGGDDKLLCVLDDPRYDDFQDIDDVSKFTRDEIEHFFLRYKDLEPGKHVQGSGWGDKAEAVKIYEESVERFK, encoded by the coding sequence GTGAAGGTTGAAGTCACCGTCGAGATCCCGAAGAACTCGCGCAACAAGTACGAGATCGACCACAAGACCGGCAAGGTCTACCTGGACCGTTACCTGTTCACCCCGATGGCGTACCCGGCCGATTACGGGTACATCGACGAGACCCTCGGCGAGGACGGCGACCCGATGGACGCCCTGGTGATCACCCCGGAGCCGGTGTTCCCGGGCGTCATCGTCAAGGCGCGCATCGTCGGCGTGTTCAAGATGACCGACGAGGCCGGCGGCGACGACAAGCTGCTCTGCGTCCTCGACGACCCGCGTTACGACGACTTCCAGGACATCGACGACGTCTCGAAGTTCACCCGCGACGAGATCGAGCACTTTTTCCTCCGGTACAAGGATCTGGAGCCGGGCAAGCACGTGCAGGGCTCCGGCTGGGGCGACAAGGCCGAGGCCGTCAAGATCTACGAGGAGTCCGTCGAGCGCTTCAAGTAA